A genomic region of Deltaproteobacteria bacterium contains the following coding sequences:
- the ptsP gene encoding phosphoenolpyruvate--protein phosphotransferase, giving the protein MGIEEDSGKRTLVLKGLGVSPGIVIGKAYIFNQLDAQIKFYTIENETLVQKEIDRLMIAMDESEKQLEVIRNKLREAGGEEPSIIIDVHMMILRDKMFLKHTLDHIRGKKVNAEWALSMTIDHYKKLFDKIEDEYIRARYYDIQYVGRRVIRNLSGGKEEAMADVGEGVIVIASDLSPADTAQMLIRKVLGFATDIGGRTSHTAIVAQSIEIPAVVGLEYITKVVRTNDDVIIDGATGLVIVHPDPEILNRYEEKRRHFIELRDDYLEFAHLPAVTKDNKRIEIGGNIEFVEEIPSAVSHGAEGIGLYRTEFIYLNRDQLPTEEDHFQIYRQVVESRGVGWSTIRTFDLGGDKFFSKPKLAKEMNPQMGLRAIRFCLKEIEMFKTQIRAIIRASVYGKVRILYPMISGLEEILEAKRIFNDAKADLKAQGIPIGNDIEIGVMIEVPSAVIIADALAKEVDFFSIGTNDLIQYVLAIDRINGQVAYLYEPLHPAVLRMILQTVEAGHNAGIPVAMCGEMAGEPLYAMILLGLELDELSMNPTLIPRVKKIIRETTVQESKELLQRVMTFASAVEVRECVEATMKERFPGEFSAA; this is encoded by the coding sequence ATGGGAATTGAAGAAGATTCTGGAAAACGCACGCTTGTTTTGAAGGGTTTGGGAGTTTCTCCAGGTATTGTCATCGGAAAAGCTTATATCTTCAATCAGTTAGATGCCCAGATCAAATTTTATACAATCGAAAACGAGACGCTCGTTCAGAAAGAAATAGATCGCCTGATGATCGCGATGGACGAATCGGAAAAGCAACTCGAGGTTATCAGGAACAAACTCAGAGAGGCAGGGGGCGAGGAACCATCGATTATCATCGATGTTCACATGATGATCCTGCGTGATAAAATGTTTTTGAAACATACGCTCGACCATATCCGGGGCAAGAAGGTCAATGCCGAATGGGCCCTCAGCATGACGATCGATCATTACAAGAAACTGTTCGATAAGATTGAAGACGAGTACATCCGGGCGCGTTATTATGATATTCAGTATGTGGGTCGTCGGGTGATCCGTAATCTGTCGGGTGGGAAGGAAGAAGCCATGGCCGATGTTGGAGAGGGTGTCATTGTAATAGCTTCCGACCTTTCTCCTGCGGATACGGCACAGATGTTGATTCGCAAAGTCCTGGGGTTCGCCACCGATATCGGCGGACGAACTTCCCACACGGCAATCGTCGCACAATCGATTGAGATTCCCGCTGTCGTTGGTCTTGAGTATATTACAAAGGTGGTTCGGACCAACGACGATGTGATCATAGATGGCGCCACGGGCTTGGTCATTGTCCATCCCGATCCTGAGATACTGAACCGCTATGAGGAAAAGAGGCGGCACTTTATTGAACTGCGTGATGATTATCTTGAGTTTGCCCATCTTCCCGCAGTGACCAAAGACAACAAGCGGATCGAAATAGGGGGCAATATCGAATTTGTTGAGGAAATCCCCTCGGCTGTCTCACATGGGGCGGAAGGCATCGGACTTTACCGGACGGAATTCATTTATCTGAATCGTGACCAATTGCCGACCGAGGAGGATCACTTTCAGATCTATCGCCAGGTGGTCGAGTCCCGCGGCGTGGGCTGGTCGACAATCCGCACCTTTGATCTGGGGGGAGATAAATTTTTCTCAAAGCCGAAACTGGCCAAGGAAATGAATCCCCAAATGGGTCTGCGGGCTATTCGCTTTTGCCTGAAAGAGATCGAAATGTTCAAGACCCAGATCCGCGCCATTATCCGTGCGAGTGTCTACGGTAAAGTGCGCATCCTTTACCCCATGATTTCGGGTCTTGAAGAAATATTGGAAGCAAAACGGATATTTAACGACGCCAAAGCGGATTTGAAAGCTCAAGGTATTCCCATCGGGAACGATATCGAAATAGGTGTCATGATCGAAGTGCCTTCAGCGGTCATCATTGCCGATGCCTTGGCGAAAGAAGTGGATTTTTTCAGTATAGGGACCAATGACCTCATTCAATATGTCCTGGCCATTGACCGAATCAATGGACAGGTGGCCTATCTTTACGAACCCCTCCATCCTGCTGTGCTGCGTATGATCCTTCAGACTGTCGAAGCCGGACACAACGCCGGTATCCCCGTTGCAATGTGTGGAGAAATGGCGGGTGAGCCGCTTTACGCTATGATTCTCTTGGGGTTGGAACTTGATGAACTGAGCATGAATCCCACCCTCATTCCTCGTGTCAAGAAAATCATTCGAGAGACCACTGTCCAGGAATCCAAAGAGCTTTTGCAACGGGTCATGACTTTTGCATCTGCCGTTGAAGTCCGTGAATGTGTGGAAGCAACCATGAAGGAAAGATTTCCCGGGGAATTTTCTGCTGCATGA